The following are from one region of the Flavobacteriaceae bacterium UJ101 genome:
- the K11527 gene encoding histidine kinase (Member of the two-component regulatory system HssS/HssR involved in intracellular heme homeostasis and tempering of staphylococcal virulence. HssS functions as a heme sensor histidine kinase which is autophosphorylated at a histidine residue and transfers its phosphate group to an aspartate residue of HssR. HssR/HssS activates the expression of hrtAB, an efflux pump, in response to extracellular heme, hemin, hemoglobin or blood (By similarity); Contains 1 HAMP domain; Contains 1 histidine kinase domain.; KEGG: syp:SYNPCC7002_A2835 two-component system, unclassified family, sensor histidine kinase and response regulator) has translation MKSLLFSHIFLFFFTFADDENIADNTLYRLYYGQNKYTAAVEKADSILKIGKGDLITANIIKADYILYRGNTQKALAYIINAKKLLQEKETIDPVNQYMLYYIQSAFNVYDNNYFNRLDNFVNAKKIKEEYGLIDPYYLTEENIVFYYNDNKNYTKTFSIIHSVFTELKNHNIKYHPIKSALFRANSIALRETKKYVQSQSNLDSAMLYAHYYNDSTQIARVYKYQSELYFAKKQYQKALKTALHAKELFEKYDQKNLLVIYELLGKIYYQLEDFVNSKKYLQKVVVNPPYIFNLKIFKNASYLYQQLLRKEGNINKAYEILKNEIAIQRKISGQNVDIKLHNLELDYQKFKNNATLKKRKQRTLSILYILVFVLIGMGLLSLLLYQRSINIKKLKQTQKSIEKANKKLKNINFKLNKFGKIVSHDLKAPIRSIDSLTTFIEEDEPNLSESSKKYIELIHESVMTTENLILNMLTLARSEHNTLSKNKVHFNEIIKQVKANLLYDINRSNAQIILKNSPHIIYGNKLLLIQLFQNLIQNSIKYREGNRNLLIELDYDSVERKMTIQDNGIGIDSKNLDKLFEAYNQLQFESTDKGIGLGLYITKTIANLHDITIKIESKINEGTLINLYFKENTIQ, from the coding sequence ATGAAAAGTTTATTGTTTTCACACATTTTTCTATTCTTTTTTACTTTTGCAGATGATGAAAATATTGCAGATAATACACTTTATCGCTTATATTATGGTCAAAATAAATATACAGCTGCTGTTGAAAAAGCAGACTCTATTCTAAAAATAGGAAAAGGAGATCTTATTACTGCTAACATTATCAAAGCAGATTACATTTTATATAGAGGTAATACACAAAAGGCTTTAGCTTATATTATTAACGCTAAAAAACTATTACAAGAAAAAGAAACTATTGATCCTGTTAATCAATATATGCTATATTATATTCAGTCTGCATTTAATGTTTATGATAACAATTATTTCAACCGCTTAGATAATTTTGTTAATGCTAAAAAAATTAAAGAAGAATATGGTTTAATTGATCCTTATTATTTAACGGAGGAAAATATCGTATTCTATTATAATGATAACAAAAACTATACTAAAACTTTTTCGATAATACATTCAGTTTTCACTGAATTAAAAAATCATAATATCAAATATCATCCTATAAAAAGCGCTTTATTTCGTGCTAATTCTATTGCTTTACGAGAAACAAAAAAATATGTACAGAGTCAATCTAACTTAGATTCAGCTATGCTATATGCACACTATTATAATGATTCCACTCAAATAGCTCGAGTCTATAAATATCAATCTGAATTATATTTTGCTAAAAAACAGTATCAAAAAGCTTTAAAAACCGCATTACATGCTAAAGAACTTTTTGAAAAATATGATCAAAAAAATCTGCTAGTTATCTATGAATTATTGGGTAAAATATATTATCAACTTGAAGATTTTGTTAACTCTAAAAAATACTTGCAAAAAGTAGTGGTTAACCCTCCTTATATTTTCAATTTAAAAATATTTAAAAATGCTTCTTATTTATACCAACAATTATTAAGAAAAGAAGGTAATATAAATAAAGCCTATGAAATTTTAAAAAATGAAATTGCCATACAAAGAAAAATATCTGGTCAAAACGTTGATATTAAACTTCATAATTTAGAATTAGATTACCAAAAATTTAAAAATAATGCTACCTTAAAGAAAAGAAAACAACGTACTTTATCCATTTTATATATTCTTGTTTTTGTTCTAATAGGTATGGGGTTACTAAGTCTTTTACTTTATCAAAGATCCATTAATATCAAAAAACTCAAACAAACTCAAAAATCCATTGAAAAAGCTAATAAAAAACTTAAAAACATTAATTTTAAATTAAACAAATTCGGTAAAATAGTTTCACACGATTTAAAAGCTCCAATTCGTTCTATTGATTCTTTGACCACTTTTATAGAGGAAGATGAACCCAATTTAAGTGAAAGTTCTAAAAAATATATAGAACTTATACATGAATCTGTCATGACAACGGAGAATTTAATTCTCAATATGTTAACCTTAGCTCGTAGTGAACATAATACACTTAGTAAAAATAAGGTTCATTTTAATGAAATCATTAAACAAGTAAAAGCCAATTTGTTATATGATATTAATAGAAGTAACGCTCAAATTATTTTGAAAAATAGTCCTCATATTATTTACGGCAATAAATTATTATTAATTCAACTCTTTCAGAACCTTATTCAAAATTCTATCAAATATAGAGAAGGGAATCGAAATTTATTAATTGAACTCGATTATGATTCAGTTGAAAGAAAAATGACCATTCAAGATAATGGAATTGGAATTGATTCTAAAAATTTAGATAAACTTTTCGAAGCTTATAATCAATTACAATTTGAATCTACTGACAAAGGGATTGGACTTGGTCTATACATTACAAAAACAATAGCTAATCTTCATGATATTACTATAAAAATTGAGTCTAAAATAAATGAAGGTACTTTAATCAATTTATATTTTAAAGAAAACACTATTCAATAA
- the ADK gene encoding adenosine kinase (KEGG: cch:Cag_1382 adenosine kinase), whose amino-acid sequence MSLLIVGVIAFDHIETPFGKSEKMLGGPVTFSALAASHFNIKIDVISVVGGDFGDQNLQLLNNQNISTKNIMVYPDEKTFFWAGKYHNDMNSRDTLATDLNVYQNYTPTVSKELNPTILLLGNDHPKNQLEVINQLTNRPKLIVLDTMNYWMDNFWDELIHVINEVDIITINDSEARQLSGEYSLVKAAKKILQMGPQFLIIKKGEHGALLFSKEEVFFAPALPLEEVFDPTGAGDTFAGGFVGYLTKTQDFSFENLKRAVIYGSAMASFCVEKFGPERLFELNKDSFNRRIKAFERLTNYQIKI is encoded by the coding sequence ATGAGTTTATTAATAGTAGGCGTAATTGCATTTGATCACATTGAAACTCCATTTGGAAAATCTGAAAAAATGCTAGGAGGTCCTGTTACTTTCTCTGCTCTTGCTGCCTCTCATTTCAATATTAAAATTGATGTAATTTCTGTAGTTGGAGGTGATTTTGGAGATCAAAACCTTCAATTATTAAACAATCAAAATATTTCTACTAAAAATATTATGGTATACCCTGATGAAAAAACCTTCTTCTGGGCTGGAAAATACCACAACGATATGAACTCTAGAGATACTTTAGCTACGGATTTAAATGTTTACCAAAATTATACTCCTACTGTATCTAAAGAATTAAATCCCACTATATTATTATTAGGTAATGATCATCCTAAAAACCAATTAGAAGTCATTAACCAATTAACTAATAGACCTAAACTCATTGTCTTAGATACTATGAATTACTGGATGGATAATTTTTGGGATGAATTAATTCATGTAATTAATGAAGTAGATATTATTACTATTAATGATTCTGAAGCAAGACAACTTTCAGGAGAATACTCTTTGGTTAAAGCAGCAAAAAAAATCCTACAAATGGGACCTCAATTTCTCATTATCAAAAAAGGAGAACATGGTGCTTTATTATTTAGTAAAGAAGAAGTCTTCTTTGCTCCTGCTTTACCTCTAGAAGAAGTATTTGACCCAACCGGAGCTGGTGATACCTTTGCAGGTGGTTTTGTAGGCTATTTAACTAAAACACAGGATTTTTCATTTGAAAATTTAAAAAGAGCTGTTATTTATGGCAGCGCTATGGCTAGTTTTTGTGTAGAAAAATTTGGTCCAGAACGATTATTTGAACTAAACAAAGATTCATTTAATCGAAGAATTAAAGCATTTGAACGCCTAACTAACTACCAAATAAAGATTTAA
- the DPO3D2|holB gene encoding DNA-directed DNA polymerase (DNA polymerase III is a complex, multichain enzyme responsible for most of the replicative synthesis in bacteria. Belongs to the DnaX/STICHEL family.; KEGG: ccm:Ccan_02900 DNA polymerase III subunit delta') yields the protein MIFNKIIGNSTLQKHIFESIEYGKVPHAQLFIGPQGVGKLMVAIQYAEKLLSINKSALDKVENLQHADLHFAFPVATNDKVKSKPTSDSFLKEWREFINEYPYGSLFDWYQFLGIENKQGQIGVDEAEKIIKKLALKSYEGGYKIMIIWGADKLNTAASNKLLKIIEEPPAKTVFILIAENEDNILQTIRSRTQLINFKRISDEEISSELVSNYVLDENRAKEIAFEAQGNYNKALKLVSDEVDNEFEHYFVNWIRNAFMAKTRPQVLKNLVEWANEINSWGREKQKQFLNYSLQVFRQALLTNYHTDDLTFMELTESGFNWEKFAPFIHGANIQDILEEMNTAFYHIERNANAKIVFLDLSIKITRFLHKKNS from the coding sequence ATGATTTTTAATAAAATTATCGGTAATAGTACTTTACAAAAACATATTTTTGAATCGATAGAATATGGTAAAGTACCCCATGCTCAATTATTTATAGGTCCACAAGGGGTTGGTAAATTAATGGTGGCTATTCAATATGCTGAAAAATTATTATCTATAAATAAATCGGCTTTAGATAAAGTTGAAAATTTACAGCATGCTGATCTACATTTTGCTTTTCCTGTAGCAACAAATGATAAAGTAAAATCTAAACCTACTTCCGATTCATTTTTGAAGGAATGGCGTGAATTTATAAATGAGTATCCTTATGGGTCTTTATTTGATTGGTATCAATTTTTAGGAATTGAAAATAAACAAGGACAAATTGGGGTTGATGAAGCTGAAAAAATTATTAAAAAGTTAGCTTTGAAAAGTTATGAAGGAGGGTATAAAATTATGATTATTTGGGGAGCTGATAAATTAAATACAGCTGCATCAAATAAACTATTGAAAATAATTGAAGAACCACCAGCAAAAACTGTTTTTATATTAATTGCTGAAAATGAAGATAATATCTTACAAACCATTCGATCTAGAACTCAATTAATCAATTTCAAAAGGATAAGTGATGAAGAGATTTCTTCAGAGTTAGTATCCAATTATGTCTTAGATGAAAATAGGGCTAAAGAAATTGCTTTTGAAGCACAAGGTAATTATAATAAAGCTTTAAAATTAGTGTCGGATGAAGTGGATAATGAATTTGAACACTATTTTGTGAATTGGATTCGTAATGCTTTTATGGCAAAAACACGTCCTCAGGTATTAAAAAATTTAGTAGAATGGGCCAATGAAATTAATTCTTGGGGAAGAGAAAAACAAAAACAATTTTTAAATTATAGTTTACAAGTATTTCGTCAAGCTTTATTAACTAATTATCATACAGATGATTTAACTTTTATGGAATTAACTGAAAGTGGTTTTAATTGGGAAAAATTTGCTCCTTTTATTCACGGAGCCAATATTCAAGATATTTTAGAAGAAATGAATACTGCTTTTTATCATATTGAACGAAATGCTAATGCTAAGATTGTATTTTTAGATCTTTCAATAAAAATCACACGTTTTTTACATAAAAAAAACTCCTAG
- a CDS encoding histidine kinase (Member of the two-component regulatory system PhoP/PhoR involved in the alkaline phosphatase genes regulation. PhoR may function as a membrane-associated protein kinase that phosphorylates PhoP in response to environmental signals. Contains 1 histidine kinase domain; Contains 1 PAS (PER-ARNT-SIM) domain.; KEGG: efc:EFAU004_01882 two-component system, OmpR family, phosphate regulon sensor histidine kinase PhoR), translating to MKTKNLFYIILLVYVPLFSQINISENPLFNEFFGNDEFELVLEKTDKILERGTHEEKVSANLIKASYILYRDDTEKALQYLNRAKALLDIDSDPINLYIYYYIEALYNMYIHKNFERLNSFVEAIKVKKKHNIIDPFFVIEVGLVEYYLEIENYPKVFSISNSVFKQLKENNIKYNSNKSALFRFRAVSARNLKRYDESKQNLDSAMLYAKYYNDSTQIARVIKYKADLLLDLKQYDKALETATKAKELFERHDQKNMVVIYDLLGFIAFEQKQYDKAKIYLEKVLNQDYIYYLTDYVKTSQYYRRILEKENEIEKAYLTLKKEDSIKHAISGQNIDNKILNLELDYQEFQNNAILEKSKKRTWWIIYMLIFSLMGIGLLSFLLYQRSVNIKKLKKTQISIENTNRKLKKVNFKLSKFGKIVSHDLKAPIRSIGSLATFILEDEPQLSKNSKKYIHLIHESVMATENLILNMLTLARAENNTFEKRKISFDQIIQQVEVNLFYDIHRSNATLTFIKKPQYIYGNKILLIQLFQNFIQNSIKYRDENRPLIIEINYHPEENKITIEDNGIGIDADNLDKLFKAYNQENFESVDRGVGLGLYITKTIADLHEIIIKILTKKHEKTIINLYFEKNHIQ from the coding sequence ATGAAGACGAAGAATCTGTTTTATATTATATTATTAGTTTATGTTCCCTTGTTTTCTCAAATAAATATTTCGGAAAATCCACTTTTTAACGAATTTTTTGGAAATGATGAATTTGAATTAGTGCTTGAAAAAACAGATAAAATACTTGAAAGAGGTACTCATGAAGAAAAGGTTTCTGCAAATCTTATCAAAGCTAGTTATATTTTATACAGAGATGATACAGAAAAAGCACTTCAATATTTAAATAGAGCTAAAGCACTCTTAGACATCGATAGTGACCCTATTAATCTTTATATATACTATTATATTGAGGCTTTGTATAATATGTATATTCATAAAAATTTTGAACGATTAAATAGTTTTGTTGAAGCAATCAAAGTAAAAAAGAAACACAATATTATAGATCCTTTTTTTGTAATTGAAGTAGGTTTAGTGGAGTATTACTTAGAAATCGAAAATTATCCAAAAGTATTTTCTATTTCTAATTCTGTTTTCAAACAATTAAAAGAAAATAATATTAAATATAACTCTAATAAAAGTGCTCTTTTTAGATTTAGAGCTGTTTCGGCCAGAAACTTAAAAAGATACGATGAAAGTAAACAGAATTTAGATTCTGCGATGCTATATGCAAAATATTACAATGATTCGACCCAAATTGCCCGGGTCATCAAGTATAAAGCAGATTTACTTTTAGATTTAAAACAATATGATAAAGCACTTGAAACTGCAACAAAAGCTAAAGAACTTTTCGAACGTCATGATCAAAAAAATATGGTCGTTATTTATGATCTTTTAGGGTTCATTGCTTTTGAGCAAAAACAATATGATAAAGCCAAAATATACCTCGAAAAGGTTCTTAATCAGGATTATATTTATTATTTAACTGACTATGTAAAAACCTCTCAATATTATAGGCGTATTTTAGAAAAGGAAAATGAAATTGAAAAAGCTTATCTAACTTTAAAAAAAGAAGATTCTATTAAGCATGCTATTTCGGGACAAAATATTGACAATAAAATACTCAATTTAGAATTAGATTATCAAGAATTTCAAAACAATGCTATTTTAGAAAAAAGTAAGAAACGTACTTGGTGGATTATTTACATGCTTATATTTTCATTAATGGGTATTGGATTACTGAGTTTTCTTCTCTATCAGCGATCTGTTAACATCAAAAAACTCAAAAAAACCCAGATTAGTATTGAAAATACCAATAGAAAGTTGAAAAAAGTTAATTTTAAATTAAGCAAATTCGGAAAAATCGTTTCACATGATTTAAAAGCTCCAATTCGCTCTATAGGCTCTTTAGCAACCTTCATTTTAGAAGATGAACCTCAACTAAGCAAAAATTCAAAAAAGTACATACACCTCATCCATGAGTCTGTAATGGCAACTGAAAATTTAATTTTAAATATGTTAACATTAGCTCGTGCTGAAAACAATACTTTTGAAAAAAGAAAAATTTCTTTTGACCAAATAATTCAACAAGTAGAAGTCAATCTATTCTATGATATTCATAGAAGTAATGCAACCCTCACCTTCATAAAAAAACCTCAATATATTTATGGAAATAAAATATTACTAATTCAATTATTTCAAAATTTCATTCAAAACTCCATTAAATATAGAGATGAAAACCGACCATTAATCATTGAAATTAACTATCACCCAGAAGAAAATAAAATTACTATAGAAGATAACGGTATTGGGATTGATGCAGATAATTTAGATAAATTATTCAAAGCATATAATCAAGAAAATTTTGAATCAGTCGATAGAGGTGTTGGACTAGGCTTATACATAACAAAAACTATAGCCGATCTACATGAAATAATTATCAAAATATTAACAAAAAAACACGAAAAAACAATAATTAATTTATATTTTGAAAAAAACCATATTCAATAA
- a CDS encoding methanoproteinis regulatory histidine kinase FilI (Member of the two-component regulatory system FilI/FilRs, which is involved in the regulation of methanogenesis. Autophosphorylates and specifically transfers the phosphoryl group to both FilR1 and FilR2; Could also catalyze the synthesis of the quorum sensing (QS) signal molecules carboxyl-acyl homoserine lactones (AHLs), which regulate the transition of the cellular morphology from short cells to filaments and of the carbon metabolic flux from biomass formation to methane production; Contains 1 HAMP domain; Contains 1 histidine kinase domain; Contains 1 PAC (PAS-associated C-terminal) domain; Contains 1 PAS (PER-ARNT-SIM) domain.; KEGG: chu:CHU_3046 UJ101; Phosphotransferases with a nitrogenous group as acceptor), with amino-acid sequence MKIFLSIFFILSSIFLFSKEKLPENTFFKLRKQYSDEYIYIKAKDALKKSNLSQKNTFDANEFLLVYHLNKNNIETATRYLNKLNPRTEAQKYLFNCRKAYYYYRLNKPFEEFNCYLKAKSIISKSKFYDHEFIINYNLSQFYLLYKNSEKVLETCHDFFKNISIIKDKYHYKKSEFYRFEAEAYMNLGKYKKSLAKIDSSLFYSIYNNDTTQIFLGKRLKSQIFLEKKDYNKAKEIVKELKSSIYNAKNVNFYQHNDLLNDYILGRIYFENNQNEIAKPYLKKVTYSVIEFPYHEIYHNSVKIYTEILNKENKHKEAYNLLFRMEEKKDSIYNSHEYNKILNKEIDYIQEKEEIHYELKELKWRWLIIGFLVLSTTLVFLYIFRLKNIENLKVKNRLIAKNNRELNTLNESLEKFAQITSHDLKAPIRSIGHLATFIQEDEPNLSEESKKNLEHIQSSVENSNNLILNMLALAKSNDKNISREKVNTWVIFRAVESNLLKMISDSNAKIIYNERLPIFITGNQSLLIQLFQNIIQNSIKYARKGVDPLVEISAVESGKSTIFYIKDNGVGIKEDKKGYLFNAFSQENFESLDKGVGLGLYITKKIADIHNAKITINSNDKNGTIVGIIFNKK; translated from the coding sequence ATGAAGATTTTTCTTTCAATATTTTTTATTCTTTCATCTATTTTTCTTTTTTCAAAAGAAAAATTACCTGAAAATACCTTCTTTAAGCTAAGGAAGCAATATTCTGATGAGTATATATATATAAAAGCAAAAGATGCTCTTAAAAAAAGTAATCTATCTCAAAAAAATACTTTTGACGCAAACGAATTTTTGTTAGTTTATCATTTAAACAAAAATAATATAGAAACTGCTACCAGATACCTAAATAAATTAAACCCACGAACAGAAGCACAAAAATATCTTTTCAATTGTAGAAAAGCATATTATTATTATCGTCTAAATAAGCCATTTGAAGAATTCAATTGTTACTTAAAAGCTAAATCTATCATCAGTAAAAGTAAATTTTATGATCATGAATTTATTATAAATTATAACTTATCTCAATTTTATTTACTTTATAAAAATAGTGAAAAAGTATTAGAAACATGTCATGATTTCTTTAAGAATATATCTATAATAAAAGACAAATATCATTATAAAAAAAGTGAGTTTTATAGATTTGAAGCAGAAGCTTATATGAATCTTGGTAAATATAAAAAAAGTCTAGCTAAAATTGACTCTTCATTATTTTATTCTATATATAATAATGATACAACTCAAATATTTTTAGGAAAACGATTAAAATCTCAAATATTTTTAGAAAAAAAGGACTATAATAAAGCCAAAGAGATTGTTAAAGAATTAAAATCTTCTATTTATAATGCTAAAAATGTTAACTTTTATCAACATAATGATCTATTAAATGATTATATATTAGGTAGAATTTATTTCGAAAATAATCAAAATGAAATAGCAAAACCTTATTTAAAAAAAGTTACCTACAGTGTTATAGAATTTCCCTATCATGAAATATACCATAACTCTGTAAAAATTTATACAGAAATTTTAAATAAAGAAAATAAACATAAAGAAGCTTATAATCTTTTGTTTAGAATGGAAGAAAAAAAAGATTCTATTTATAATTCACATGAATACAATAAGATTCTTAATAAAGAAATTGATTATATACAAGAAAAAGAAGAAATTCATTATGAATTAAAAGAATTAAAATGGAGGTGGTTAATCATTGGTTTTCTAGTACTTTCTACTACTCTTGTTTTTCTTTACATTTTTAGATTAAAAAATATAGAAAATTTAAAAGTAAAGAATAGACTTATTGCAAAGAATAATAGAGAACTTAATACCTTAAATGAAAGTTTAGAGAAATTTGCCCAAATTACTTCTCATGATTTGAAAGCACCTATTCGCTCAATTGGACATCTTGCTACTTTTATACAAGAAGATGAGCCTAATTTATCAGAAGAATCTAAAAAGAATTTAGAGCATATTCAATCTTCCGTTGAAAATTCTAATAATTTAATTCTCAACATGTTAGCTTTAGCTAAAAGTAATGATAAAAACATAAGCAGAGAAAAAGTAAACACTTGGGTAATTTTTAGAGCAGTAGAGTCCAATCTCTTAAAAATGATATCCGATTCGAATGCTAAAATTATTTATAATGAACGATTACCTATTTTTATAACTGGAAATCAATCTTTACTTATTCAACTTTTTCAAAATATTATTCAAAATTCAATCAAATATGCCAGAAAAGGTGTTGATCCATTAGTTGAAATATCTGCTGTTGAATCAGGAAAATCCACAATTTTTTATATAAAAGATAATGGTGTAGGAATCAAAGAAGATAAAAAAGGTTATCTATTTAATGCTTTTTCACAAGAAAATTTTGAATCGCTTGATAAAGGAGTTGGTTTAGGTTTATATATTACTAAAAAAATAGCCGATATTCATAATGCTAAAATCACAATCAATTCCAATGATAAAAACGGTACTATTGTAGGTATTATTTTTAATAAGAAGTAA
- the ruvC gene encoding crossover junction endodeoxyribonuclease (Nuclease that resolves Holliday junction intermediates in genetic recombination. Cleaves the cruciform structure in supercoiled DNA by nicking to strands with the same polarity at sites symmetrically opposed at the junction in the homologous arms and leaves a 5'-terminal phosphate and a 3'-terminal hydroxyl group; Belongs to the RuvC family.; KEGG: srd:SD10_12570 crossover junction endodeoxyribonuclease RuvC) — protein sequence MSKNTEKIILGIDPGTTIMGYGVIRVIGKKMELIHFGEIMLGKLPNHQMKLKKIFERILGIIDEYHPDEMALEAPFFGKNVQSMLKLGRAQGVAMAAGLFREIPITEYAPKKIKMSITGNGTASKEQVAGMLMSQFKIKEMPKHLDGTDGLAAAVCHFYNMRKPDLGKSYSGWDAFIKQNPDRIK from the coding sequence TTGTCAAAAAATACTGAAAAAATAATATTAGGAATTGATCCAGGAACCACTATTATGGGATATGGTGTGATTCGTGTTATTGGAAAAAAAATGGAATTGATTCATTTTGGTGAAATTATGTTAGGAAAATTACCTAATCATCAAATGAAATTAAAGAAAATTTTTGAAAGAATATTAGGAATTATAGATGAATATCATCCTGATGAAATGGCTTTGGAAGCACCTTTTTTTGGAAAGAATGTACAATCGATGTTAAAATTAGGACGTGCTCAAGGTGTGGCAATGGCTGCTGGACTTTTTAGAGAGATTCCCATAACTGAATATGCTCCTAAAAAAATTAAAATGTCTATAACGGGTAATGGAACAGCATCTAAAGAGCAAGTAGCAGGTATGTTAATGAGTCAATTTAAAATAAAAGAAATGCCAAAACACTTAGATGGTACAGATGGATTGGCTGCAGCAGTTTGCCATTTTTATAATATGAGGAAACCTGATTTAGGAAAATCGTATTCAGGATGGGATGCTTTTATAAAACAGAATCCAGATCGCATTAAATAA